Proteins from a single region of Silene latifolia isolate original U9 population unplaced genomic scaffold, ASM4854445v1 scaffold_151, whole genome shotgun sequence:
- the LOC141637859 gene encoding uncharacterized protein LOC141637859, with the protein MNGGGEIPPMTPSARVSEAKKRKTTGEGCKGKAPKEDNEDILVEDLPYEKEVGEEAREEALLQPSTKFLKDILTKKRTLSDQQMMAMEDECSALLLNEMPHKLGDPGSFSIPCVVGGVLISRAFCDLGASVSVLSLKVSKKIGICNLIPTNMTLQLADRSVTHLLGVHKDEPVKVGKYLIPADFVIFDIREDSHTPIILGRAFLATGGVLIDVRDGRLTFRIDGEKVEFKLPNMVKEPKFNQACTVEVIEEVVEAVAKEESEMEGAFQIFLHDEEMKEGHEIDDELLKKVEGLLPPKVQLKTLPPSLKCAFLGEGETYPVIINANLVRTKNKNS; encoded by the exons ATGAATGGTGGTGGGGAAATCCCACCAATGACTCCATCGGCAAGGGTTAGTGAGgccaagaaaaggaagactaCAGGTGAAGGATGCAAGGGAAAGGCTCCTAAAGAAGACAATGAAGATATATTGGTTGAAGACCTCCCCTATGAAAAGGAGGTTGGTGAAGAAGCTAGAGAGGAAGCCCTCCTACAACCTTCTACCAAG TTTTTGAAAGATATCTTGACCAAGAAAAGGACCTTGAGTGACCAACAAATGATGGCTATGGAGGACGAATGTAGTGCTCTACTCCTAAATGAAATGCCACATAAACTTGGTGACCCGGGGAGCTTTTCCATTCCTTGTGTGGTTGGTGGTGTCCTAATATCACGAGCTTTCTGTGATTTGGGGGCAAGTGTAAGTGTGCTTTCCCTAAAGGTTTCCAAGAAAATTGGTATTTGTAATTTGATTCCGACAAATATGACgctccaattggcggataggtccgtcacACACCTCTTGGGGGTGCATAAGGACGAACCCGTCAAGGTTGGAAAGTACTTAATCCCCGCGGACTTTGTCATCTTTGACATCCGGGAGGATAGCCATACccccatcatcctaggtaggGCATTTTTGGCTACCGGGGGAGTTTTAATTGATGTTAGAGATGGGCGGCTAACTTTTAGGATCGACGGTGAGAAGGTTGAATTTAAACTTCCTAATATGGTGAAAGAACCAAAGTTCAACCAAGCTTGCACGGTTGAAGTGATTGAGGAAGTGGTTGAAGCGGTGGCAAAGGAAGAGTCGGAGATGGAGGGGGCATTTCAAATCTTCCTCCATGATGAAGAAATGAAGGAAGGTCATGAGATAGATGATGAGCTCTTGAAGAAAGTGGAGGGATTGCTCCCTCCAAAGGTGCAACTCAAAACCCTTCCTCCCTCACTTAAATGTGCTTTTTTAGGTGAGGGAGAGACTTATCCGGTGATTATTAATGCTAATCTAGTGAGGACCAAGAACAAAAACTCTTAA